One region of Takifugu flavidus isolate HTHZ2018 chromosome 14, ASM371156v2, whole genome shotgun sequence genomic DNA includes:
- the tcerg1b gene encoding transcription elongation regulator 1 isoform X3, with protein sequence MADQTDSETLGFSENRMVQQAVRFHAPAPAPATTQAPAQTPVLRGPPPLLRPPPPPFGMMRGPPPRPPFARPPFDPNIPPIPPPGGMPPPIGPPHLQRPPFLPPPMGNLPPPPGMIFPPGMPPITASGNPSVNPAEEIWVENKTSEGKAYYYNARTRESSWSKPDGVKIIQQSELNPLLVGGAGAGGPGTSVGVTVAASSNSINTTANTPEASPTHAPSTTPSHTLTSSPETTATPPPSVTISATVVADLNSVATVTSTVAVSPVTVVTVSTVPSPVTAVQTVPLLPAALPHSVAQPTAAMPAFPPVMVPPFRVPLPGMPIPLPGMLPGMGPPLVSMMHPQLALSAAPASMAGPLQLTEWSEYKTADGKTYYYNNRTLESTWDRPHVLVEKEKEAQRIRERLAQEEAEAMEMEDEANKAEHMLEKGFVIKEPKEEEMTEEERAAQKARPIATNPIPGTPWCVVWTGDDRVFFYNPTTRLSMWDRPEELIGRSDVDKHIQEPPHKRGVEDSKKTGFNKVEPELTMNNDENQDEEPSKAKKRKKEDVKEADSEKEAAMEAELRAARERAVVPLEARMTQFKEMLLERGVSAFSTWDKELHKIVFDPRYLLLNPKERKQVFDQYVKTRAEEERKEKKNKLMQAKDEFRRMMEDAKLTPRTTFSEFAVKFGRDPRFKTIEKMKDREAIFVEFITAMRKREKEDSKTRGEKVRQDFFDLLSDQHVEGGQRWSKVKEKLETDPRYKAVESSALREELYKQYMEKQAKNVDVEKERELERQARIEASLREREREVQKARSEQTKEIDREREQHKREEAIQHFKALMSDMVRSSDATWSDTRRNLRKDHRWESASLLEREEKEKLFNEHIEALAKKKKEQFRQLLDETSMVVITLTTTWKEVKKVIKEDPRCIKFSSSDRKRQREFEDYIKDKYITAKADFRTLLKETKFITYRSRKLIQESEQHLKDVEKILQNDKRYLVLECVPEERRKLIMFYIDDLDRRGPPPPPTASEPTRRSTK encoded by the exons ATGGCGGACCAGACAGACAGCGAGACTCTCGGCTTCAGCGAAAACAG AATGGTGCAGCAGGCTGTGCGCTTCCAtgctcctgcacctgcaccaGCCACTACACAAGCGCCTGCCCAGACACCAGTCTTACGAggcccacctcctctccttagGCCACCGCCGCCACCTTTTGGGATGATGAGGGGGCCCCCACCACGGCCCCCCTTTGCACGTCCACCCTTCGACCCCAACATCCCTCCCATCCCACCACCAGGAGGCATGCCACCGCCCATTGGACCTCCCCATCTTCAG AGACCAccctttcttccccctcccATGGGAAACCTGCCACCTCCACCAGGGATGATTTTCCCTCCTGGTATGCCCCCAATTACAGCATCTGGAAACCCTTCAGTCAACCCTGCAGAGGAGATCTGGGTAGAGAACAAAACATCGGAAGGAAAG GCATATTACTACAATGCCAGGACTAGAGAGTCGTCATGGAGCAAACCAGATGGTGTGAAAATCATCCAGCAGTCTGAACTTAACCCCCTTCTTGTCGGTGGGGCTGGCGCTGGTGGGCCTGGTACAAGTGTGGGAGTGACTGTAGCTGCTAGCTCAAACAGTATCAACACTACAGCCAACACGCCAGAAGCCTCGCCCACCCATGCCCCATCAACAACTCCTTCCCACACACTAACCTCCAGTCCTGAAACCACCGCCACACCCCCCCCATCAGTGACTATATCAG CGACAGTTGTAGCAGACTTAAACTCCGTTGCCACAGTGACCTCAACAGTTGCTGTGTCTCCAGTCACTGTAGTCACGGTTTCCACGGTACCTTCCCCCGTTACTGCGGTTCAAACTGTGCCTCTGCTACCTGCAGCCCTGCCTCACAGTGTGGCCCAGCCCACGGCAGCCATGCCTGCGTTTCCCCCAGTCATGGTGCCACCATTCAGAGTGCCGCTACCAGGCATGCCCATCCCTCTACCAG GCATGCTTCCTGGTATGGGGCCACCTTTAGTTTCCATGATGCATCCACAGCTGGCTCTCTCAGCTGCCCCTGCCTCCATGGCCGGACCTCTACAGCTCACCGAGTGGTCAGAGTATAAAACAGCTGATGGGAAAACATACTACTACAACAACCGTACACTGGAGTCCACGTGGGATAGACCACATGTCCTGGTGGAGAAAG aaaaagaagcacaaagaaTCAGGGAGCgtctggcccaggaggaggcagaagcaATGGAAATGGAGGATGAGGCGAACAAAGCTGAACACATGCTCGAGAAAGGG TTTGTTATTAAGGAACctaaagaggaagagatgacGGAGGAAGAAAGGGCAGCTCAGAAAGCCCGCCCTATAGCCACCAACCCGATCCCTGGAACACCATG GTGTGTTGTATGGACGGGTGACGATCGCGTTTTCTTCTACAACCCAACCACAAGGCTGTCCATGTGGGACCGGCCTGAGGAACTGATCGGTCGCTCGGATGTCGACAAACACATTCAGGAGCCTCCGCACaagagaggagtggaggacaGCAAAAAGACAG GTTTTAATAAGGTGGAGCCAGAACTGACCATGAATAATGATGAAAATCAAGATGAAGAACCAAGCAAAGCCAAAAAGAGAAA GAAGGAAGATGTGAAGGAAGCAGACTCTGAAAAAGAAGCAGCCATGGAGGCAGAGCTCAGAGCTGCCAGAGAAAGAGCCGTGGTGCCTCTGGAGGCCCGGATGACCCAGTTCAAGGAAATGCTGCTGGAGAGAGGG GTGTCTGCATTCTCAACTTGGGATAAAGAGCTTCACAAAATTGTTTTTGACCCACGTTACCTTTTACTAAACCCCAAAGAGAGGAAACAG GTGTTCGATCAGTACGTGAAGACACGGgctgaagaagaaaggaaagaaaagaagaacaagCTGATGCAGGCCAAAGATGAATtcaggaggatgatggaggatgcCAAGCTCACTCCAAG AACTACGTTTAGTGAGTTTGCTGTGAAGTTCGGCAGAGACCCACGATTTAAGACAATAGAAAAGATGAAGGACAGGGAGGCTATTTTTGTAGAATTCATTACTGCTatgaggaaaagagagaaagaggactcaaagacgagaggagagaag GTTAGGCAAGacttctttgatcttttgagTGATCAGCATGTAGAAGGCGGCCAGCGATGGAGTAAAGTGAAAGAGAAGCTCGAGACTGATCCACGGTACAAGGCCGTGGAGAGCTCCGCACTCAGAGAAGAACTTTACAAACAGTACATGGAGAAACAGGCCAAG AATGTCGACGTTGAGAAGGAACGCGAGTTGGAACGGCAGGCTCGCATCGAGGCCAGTCTccgggaaagagagagggaggtgcaGAAAGCCAGATCAGAGCAGACCAAGGAAATTGACCGAGAGCGAGAGCAGCACAAGAGAGAGGAGGCCATCCAGCATTTCAAAGCTCTCATGTCCGACATG GTTCGGTCGTCAGATGCAACCTGGTCCGATACCCGTCGTAACCTGAGAAAAGACCACCGGTGGGAGTCTGCATCGCTGctagaaagggaggaaaaagagaagctgTTTAATGAACACATAGAAGCACTggccaagaagaagaaggaacaGTTTAGGCAACTACTGGATGAAACCAGCATGGTAGTA atCACTCTGACAACAACATGGAAGGAGGTGAAAAAGGTTATCAAGGAGGACCCTCGCTGCATTAAGTTCTCTTCCAGCGACAGG AAGAGACAGCGAGAGTTTGAAGACTACATCAAAGACAAATATATCACAGCCAAAGCTGACTTCAGGACACTGTTGAAGGAGACAAAGTTCATCACATACAG GTCAAGAAAGCTCATTCAGGAATCAGAGCAACACCTGAAAGACGTTGAGAAGATCCTTCAGAACGATAAGCGATACCTTGTTCTGGAGTGTGTCCCAGAGGAACGCAGGAAACTTATCATGTTTTACATTGACGATCTAGACCGCCGTggcccaccaccaccccccaccgcTTCTGAGCCCACCCGACGCTCCACCAAGTGA
- the tcerg1b gene encoding transcription elongation regulator 1 isoform X5 yields the protein MADQTDSETLGFSENRMVQQAVRFHAPAPAPATTQAPAQTPVLRGPPPLLRPPPPPFGMMRGPPPRPPFARPPFDPNIPPIPPPGGMPPPIGPPHLQRPPFLPPPMGNLPPPPGMIFPPGMPPITASGNPSVNPAEEIWVENKTSEGKAYYYNARTRESSWSKPDGVKIIQQSELNPLLVGGAGAGGPGTSVGVTVAASSNSINTTANTPEASPTHAPSTTPSHTLTSSPETTATPPPSVTISATVVADLNSVATVTSTVAVSPVTVVTVSTVPSPVTAVQTVPLLPAALPHSVAQPTAAMPAFPPVMVPPFRVPLPGMPIPLPGMLPGMGPPLVSMMHPQLALSAAPASMAGPLQLTEWSEYKTADGKTYYYNNRTLESTWDRPHVLVEKEKEAQRIRERLAQEEAEAMEMEDEANKAEHMLEKGFVIKEPKEEEMTEEERAAQKARPIATNPIPGTPWCVVWTGDDRVFFYNPTTRLSMWDRPEELIGRSDVDKHIQEPPHKRGVEDSKKTGFNKVEPELTMNNDENQDEEPSKAKKRKKEDVKEADSEKEAAMEAELRAARERAVVPLEARMTQFKEMLLERGVSAFSTWDKELHKIVFDPRYLLLNPKERKQVFDQYVKTRAEEERKEKKNKLMQAKDEFRRMMEDAKLTPRTTFSEFAVKFGRDPRFKTIEKMKDREAIFVEFITAMRKREKEDSKTRGEKVRQDFFDLLSDQHVEGGQRWSKVKEKLETDPRYKAVESSALREELYKQYMEKQAKNVDVEKERELERQARIEASLREREREVQKARSEQTKEIDREREQHKREEAIQHFKALMSDMVRSSDATWSDTRRNLRKDHRWESASLLEREEKEKLFNEHIEALAKKKKEQFRQLLDETSMITLTTTWKEVKKVIKEDPRCIKFSSSDRKRQREFEDYIKDKYITAKADFRTLLKETKFITYRSRKLIQESEQHLKDVEKILQNDKRYLVLECVPEERRKLIMFYIDDLDRRGPPPPPTASEPTRRSTK from the exons ATGGCGGACCAGACAGACAGCGAGACTCTCGGCTTCAGCGAAAACAG AATGGTGCAGCAGGCTGTGCGCTTCCAtgctcctgcacctgcaccaGCCACTACACAAGCGCCTGCCCAGACACCAGTCTTACGAggcccacctcctctccttagGCCACCGCCGCCACCTTTTGGGATGATGAGGGGGCCCCCACCACGGCCCCCCTTTGCACGTCCACCCTTCGACCCCAACATCCCTCCCATCCCACCACCAGGAGGCATGCCACCGCCCATTGGACCTCCCCATCTTCAG AGACCAccctttcttccccctcccATGGGAAACCTGCCACCTCCACCAGGGATGATTTTCCCTCCTGGTATGCCCCCAATTACAGCATCTGGAAACCCTTCAGTCAACCCTGCAGAGGAGATCTGGGTAGAGAACAAAACATCGGAAGGAAAG GCATATTACTACAATGCCAGGACTAGAGAGTCGTCATGGAGCAAACCAGATGGTGTGAAAATCATCCAGCAGTCTGAACTTAACCCCCTTCTTGTCGGTGGGGCTGGCGCTGGTGGGCCTGGTACAAGTGTGGGAGTGACTGTAGCTGCTAGCTCAAACAGTATCAACACTACAGCCAACACGCCAGAAGCCTCGCCCACCCATGCCCCATCAACAACTCCTTCCCACACACTAACCTCCAGTCCTGAAACCACCGCCACACCCCCCCCATCAGTGACTATATCAG CGACAGTTGTAGCAGACTTAAACTCCGTTGCCACAGTGACCTCAACAGTTGCTGTGTCTCCAGTCACTGTAGTCACGGTTTCCACGGTACCTTCCCCCGTTACTGCGGTTCAAACTGTGCCTCTGCTACCTGCAGCCCTGCCTCACAGTGTGGCCCAGCCCACGGCAGCCATGCCTGCGTTTCCCCCAGTCATGGTGCCACCATTCAGAGTGCCGCTACCAGGCATGCCCATCCCTCTACCAG GCATGCTTCCTGGTATGGGGCCACCTTTAGTTTCCATGATGCATCCACAGCTGGCTCTCTCAGCTGCCCCTGCCTCCATGGCCGGACCTCTACAGCTCACCGAGTGGTCAGAGTATAAAACAGCTGATGGGAAAACATACTACTACAACAACCGTACACTGGAGTCCACGTGGGATAGACCACATGTCCTGGTGGAGAAAG aaaaagaagcacaaagaaTCAGGGAGCgtctggcccaggaggaggcagaagcaATGGAAATGGAGGATGAGGCGAACAAAGCTGAACACATGCTCGAGAAAGGG TTTGTTATTAAGGAACctaaagaggaagagatgacGGAGGAAGAAAGGGCAGCTCAGAAAGCCCGCCCTATAGCCACCAACCCGATCCCTGGAACACCATG GTGTGTTGTATGGACGGGTGACGATCGCGTTTTCTTCTACAACCCAACCACAAGGCTGTCCATGTGGGACCGGCCTGAGGAACTGATCGGTCGCTCGGATGTCGACAAACACATTCAGGAGCCTCCGCACaagagaggagtggaggacaGCAAAAAGACAG GTTTTAATAAGGTGGAGCCAGAACTGACCATGAATAATGATGAAAATCAAGATGAAGAACCAAGCAAAGCCAAAAAGAGAAA GAAGGAAGATGTGAAGGAAGCAGACTCTGAAAAAGAAGCAGCCATGGAGGCAGAGCTCAGAGCTGCCAGAGAAAGAGCCGTGGTGCCTCTGGAGGCCCGGATGACCCAGTTCAAGGAAATGCTGCTGGAGAGAGGG GTGTCTGCATTCTCAACTTGGGATAAAGAGCTTCACAAAATTGTTTTTGACCCACGTTACCTTTTACTAAACCCCAAAGAGAGGAAACAG GTGTTCGATCAGTACGTGAAGACACGGgctgaagaagaaaggaaagaaaagaagaacaagCTGATGCAGGCCAAAGATGAATtcaggaggatgatggaggatgcCAAGCTCACTCCAAG AACTACGTTTAGTGAGTTTGCTGTGAAGTTCGGCAGAGACCCACGATTTAAGACAATAGAAAAGATGAAGGACAGGGAGGCTATTTTTGTAGAATTCATTACTGCTatgaggaaaagagagaaagaggactcaaagacgagaggagagaag GTTAGGCAAGacttctttgatcttttgagTGATCAGCATGTAGAAGGCGGCCAGCGATGGAGTAAAGTGAAAGAGAAGCTCGAGACTGATCCACGGTACAAGGCCGTGGAGAGCTCCGCACTCAGAGAAGAACTTTACAAACAGTACATGGAGAAACAGGCCAAG AATGTCGACGTTGAGAAGGAACGCGAGTTGGAACGGCAGGCTCGCATCGAGGCCAGTCTccgggaaagagagagggaggtgcaGAAAGCCAGATCAGAGCAGACCAAGGAAATTGACCGAGAGCGAGAGCAGCACAAGAGAGAGGAGGCCATCCAGCATTTCAAAGCTCTCATGTCCGACATG GTTCGGTCGTCAGATGCAACCTGGTCCGATACCCGTCGTAACCTGAGAAAAGACCACCGGTGGGAGTCTGCATCGCTGctagaaagggaggaaaaagagaagctgTTTAATGAACACATAGAAGCACTggccaagaagaagaaggaacaGTTTAGGCAACTACTGGATGAAACCAGCATG atCACTCTGACAACAACATGGAAGGAGGTGAAAAAGGTTATCAAGGAGGACCCTCGCTGCATTAAGTTCTCTTCCAGCGACAGG AAGAGACAGCGAGAGTTTGAAGACTACATCAAAGACAAATATATCACAGCCAAAGCTGACTTCAGGACACTGTTGAAGGAGACAAAGTTCATCACATACAG GTCAAGAAAGCTCATTCAGGAATCAGAGCAACACCTGAAAGACGTTGAGAAGATCCTTCAGAACGATAAGCGATACCTTGTTCTGGAGTGTGTCCCAGAGGAACGCAGGAAACTTATCATGTTTTACATTGACGATCTAGACCGCCGTggcccaccaccaccccccaccgcTTCTGAGCCCACCCGACGCTCCACCAAGTGA